The bacterium genome contains the following window.
CTGCGGTGCGTTCGCGGCAGCCGTCGCCCAGGGTCGCAGCGCCGTTGAAGCGGCCCAAGTGGCCGTGCGGGCCGGAGCGCACATGGTCCAGCATGCCGGCACCGTCGCAGCTCTCGACGGTCTGCCGTCGAAGCCCGGCCCAAGGACATCGAGCAGTACTCGAAAGGACCAGACGGACCCGGACGATGGATGACCCGACACCCTCCTACGACGGCGTCAACCTGGCGAACCTTGCAGCCGAACTGGAGGTCCGCCTCACCGGCCGTTCCCCGACCCGAGGCCTGCGCCCCGAACTGGCCGATCTGATCCCCCACACGCGGAACTACCTCCTGCTGATCATCGACGGCCTCGGCGATCAGCAACTCGCCCACCCCGCCGCCGCCACCCTGCGCCAGCACCGTCGAGCAGCCCTGACCGCGCCGTTCCCCACCACCACCTCGGTCGGGCTCTCCTCGGTGACCACGGCACTGGCGCCCATGCAGCACGGAGTGATCGGCTACACCCAGTGGATGCCCACCCTCCGCACGGTCGTGAACATGCTGGAGTGGGTGGACATGGCAACGGGACAGGCCATCGACCTCGACCCGGTCGGTTTCCATCCCAGCCCCAACCTGCCCGAGCGCCTCAGCGCAGCCGGTGTCAGAACAATGATCTTCCAACCCACCGAGCTCCTGGACACCCCCGTGAGCAATATGCTCTGCCGTGGAGCCGAACGCCACGGATACTCATCCCCCTTCGACATCCGGCCG
Protein-coding sequences here:
- a CDS encoding alkaline phosphatase family protein, giving the protein MDDPTPSYDGVNLANLAAELEVRLTGRSPTRGLRPELADLIPHTRNYLLLIIDGLGDQQLAHPAAATLRQHRRAALTAPFPTTTSVGLSSVTTALAPMQHGVIGYTQWMPTLRTVVNMLEWVDMATGQAIDLDPVGFHPSPNLPERLSAAGVRTMIFQPTELLDTPVSNMLCRGAERHGYSSPFDIRPPALSSDGNRTLTVVYTAPVDTAAHAYRQRSQAYSTALSQTGQVWEHFRRSLPLDTTLIGSADHGHCDIPPDRKMYLDENLANGLQWWGDGRLLMFRGPLEPVHGIARRTGAQFVSAEQLRRWLGGGPPHPALTEFPTAALLALPGTVIFPQYLPSPYVGHHGGITPHELLIPLLVA